The Pseudomonas sp. IB20 region GCTGCTGCCAGCGCCGCGAGGGTCGGCTGGCCGAACAATACCGGCACGTCGGCGCGCAACCCGGCATCACGCATGCGCTGCACCAGTTGCACGGCCAGCAGCGAGTGCCCGCCCAGTTCGAAGAAATGGTCGTGGCGCCCCACCTGCTGAACCTGCAGCAGCTCGGTCCAGATCTGCGCCAGGGTGGTTTCCGCGCCCTCGTGCGGTGCTTCAAACAGGCGCGTGACGAACGCGGCTTGCGTGGGTGCAGGCAAAGCCTTGCGGTCGAGTTTGCCGTTGGCGGTGAGGGGCAACACGTCCAGCCTCACATAGGCAACGGGCAGCATGTAGTCCGGCAACGAGGCTTGCAGATGAGCGCGCAGCGCTTCGATATCAACGCTGTGCTGCTCGATAAACCAGGCCAGCAATTGCCCTTCGCGACACTGCACCACGGCTTCCTTGAGCGCCGGATGGGTGGCCAACGCGGCTTCGATTTCGCCCAACTCGATCCGCACGCCACGGATTTTCACTTGGTCGTCATTGCGCCCCAAGTAGTCAAGGTTGCCGTCCGGCAGCCACCGCGCCAGATCGCCGGTGCGGTACATGCGGCCATCATTAAAGGGATCTTCAAGGAAACGCTCGGCACTCAGTTCAGGCCGATTCAGGTAACCTCGCGCCACACCCTTGCCACCGACGTACAACTCCCCCGCCACGCCGATGGGCACCGGCCGTTGGTGCTCATCCAGCAAGTAGACCTTGGCATTGGCCACAGGCGCGCCGATATGCAGCGGCCGGCCCGCCTCGACACGCCCGGAAGTGGCGACCACCGTGGCTTCGGTGGGGCCGTAGTTGTTGATCACCTCGAAGGTCTGCGCCCGAGGAAAGGCGCGCAGGCGGTCGCCGCCGATCAGCAAGGTGCGCAGGGTCGGGTGATCCAGGCGCTGGCTGAACGCGTACTCGGCCACCGGTGTCGGCAGGAAGCACACCTCCAACGGCTGCGCGCGCCACCAGCTCAGCAGTGCATCAAGGTCCAGCGCGTCATCCTGTGCCGGCGGCAAGTGCAGCGTCGCGCCTACACACAACGCCGGCCAGACTTCCCAGGCCATCGCATCAAAACCAAACCCGGCCAGGCTGGCGGTGTGGCTGCCCGCGTGCAGGTTGAACGCCTGGCAGTGCCAGTCCACCAGGTTCAACACGCTGTGGTGCTCGACCATCACGCCCTTGGGCAGCCCGGTGGAGCCGGAGGTGAAGATCACATAGGCAAGGTTGGACGGCGTGACCGCGACGCGCGGGCTGTTGGCGAGGTACACGGCCGGGCCGCCCAGGCGGAGCACCGGAACATCCAAGGCAGGCAGGCGATGCAGTAAATCCTGCTGGGTCAGCACCGCCACGGGGGCGCTGTCGTGCAGCAAATAGTTCAGGCGCTCGGCGGGATGGGCCGGGTCCACCGGCACATAGCAGGCGCCGGACTTGAGGATCGCCAACAGCCCGACCAAAGTGTCCAGCCCGCGCCGGGCCACAATCGCCACGCGGTCATCCGGCTGTACGCCGTGCTCCAGCAGTTGCTGGGCCAAGGCGTTGGCTTGTTGGTCGAGTTGGGTGTAGGTCAGTTGCCGGCCCTGAAACACCGCCGCTACGGCATCCGGTGTACGCGTGGCCTGGGCTTCGATCCGCCCGTGCAGGGTTTGCGTCGCAGCGTTGGGCTGCGCGGTGGCGTTCCACTGCTGCAACTGCGCCTGTTCGGCCGGCGTCACCAGGCAAAACTCAGCGACTGTCAACGCAGTATTTTCCAGCCCTTGCTCCAGCAGCCAGCTAAAGCGCTGCGCCAACGCCTGCACTTCGTCGTGCTTGAAGTACGCCTCGTTGTACACGCAGTGCAGGCACGCGGTGGCTTGGTAACGGTTGCTGCGCAGGTGGATAGCAATCGGCAGCGGTTCATGGTGGTTGGACACCTTGATCGCCCGGGCCTGCACCTGGCCGTAACGCAGGTCGTGGTCGTCCTGCTCGAAGGACACCGACAGATCGAACAACTGGCCGCGCCCGCTGCGGCGCAGGCCCAGCTCCCGGTTCATCTCGCTTAAAGGAAAACGCTGATGGCGCAAATCCTGTTTGAGCTGGTCGCGCACGCCGCGCACCAATGCGCTGAACGACAGCTGTTCGCTGAATTGAAAACGCACCGCACTGACCTGGGTGAACAAGCCCACAGTGGCGCGAAACCGCGCGTTGGAGCGGTTAAGAATCGGCAGCCCCACCACCCACTCATCACGCTGGCTGGTGCGGGTGAAATACACGTACATCGCCGCCAGCAACACATGAAACGCCGAGGCTTGGTAACGGTTGGCCACTTGCTCCATGCGGTTGAGCAGCGCCACCGGGAACGCTTCTACGAAGGTGTTGCTCGGCGCTTGGGCGGTGTGCCGGGGCGTCAATAACGGCTCGGGCAGTTGCTGGTATTTGTCCAGCCAATAGGCGCGGTCGCGGGCGTAACGGGCGGATTGGAGGTAGTGCTGGTCGGAGTCGATAAAGTCGATATAGGACGGCGCCTGCGGCTCCGGTTGCCGACCGTGTTGCAGGTCGGTGTAGAGGCGCGCCAGGGATTGCACCATTTGGCCAAAGCCCCAGCCGTCGAGAATCAGGTGATGGGCCTGGATGCCGAGGCGGTAGTGGTCTTCGTCGAGCTTGAACAGGAAACAATCAAACAGCGGCTCGCCGGCCATGGCATAGGGCCGGGCCATTTGCACCTGTATCCATGCCTGGGCTGCCGCCTGCGGGTCGGGCCGGGTGGAGAAGTCGTGCTGCGTCACCTCTACCGCCAACGCCGGGGCGAAGGTTTGCCGGGGCAAGCCGTGGGCGTCGGTGTGCAGCTGGGTACGCAACGCGTCGTGCTTGGCCACCAGCAATTCGACGGCGCGTTGGATCAAGTCCGGTGCTATGGCACCGGCAATATCCAAATAACCACCAATGTTGTACAGCGGCGAGTCGCCCACACGCATCTGGTCGAGCCAGATGTCCTGTTGGGCGGCGGTGAGGGGGAAGCTGGCCGGCAAGCTTGCGGAATGCTGCATAAGATCCTTCTCATGGGTGTCAGGCACTGGCCGCGCAGGGTGGCCCATTACGACGAATGTGCCGGATTTGAGCATGGGGGTCGGGGGCTGTCTGTCACCCGAAACCCGGACATCCAAACGGATGGAAATGGGCTTGGCTGAAGGTTCATTGCTGAAACGATTAAAGGGCTGTAGGAGATTGGCTATATCTGGCCGATGTCCAGCTCGCCGAACGATTGCCATTAAATTATTTTCTCATTATTAATCAACTAGTTAATTCACTATAAAAAATCCACTGCGCTTTTCGTAGGCGGAATACCCCGTCAGAAACGTCGAATTAATGACGTGGTTTTTATGTCAACTTGTGTCCCTCGTTTCCGCTACATACGTAGGACAAATCCCTATGGCTAAATAAAATCTCGAACGCCGAGTAACGTTCAAGCAGTACGGAGCGACCCGACGCGGACCCAGGGTGCCCGTTGACGGTTTTCGACATCAAGGATGAGATGGCTATGAGTCTGACCCGTAGTATTGGCGACACCCACAGCCCGCATTTTTATGCCGAAATGGGAGAGTTGATTTCAAACAGCGGCCACGAAGACTTCGCTGCCAACATGCTGCATTTGGTGGACAAGTGGGTGCCCATTCATCTGGTTGACCTCAGTGAATGGACCCTGGATGAACTGCGCGACAGCGTGCGCGAGATCAAGCTGCTAGGCAGTGCCGGGCTGAAAAAGGATGTGTCTGCGCCGCAGGCTGTACACCCGCTGAGGGACCACCCACTGCTGCGGCAAATGCTGCGCATGCAGGACCCGCTGTTGATCCAGTTGAAGGCCAAGACCAACAGCGAACACCCGCGTGGCAGTTCGCACCAGTGCAACCTGGTTTCGCGCCAGGGCAATCGCCGCTGTGTGATTTCGTTCTATCGCCTGCCGACCCAGCAGGGGTTTTCCCTGGCCGAGTTGTCGTTTCTCAAATGCCTGTCAGACACCCTGCTGCCGCTGATGGAGCGGCATGCGCAGATCCTGCGCCAGGCGTCGCACAACGAGATTGAGCCGGCCCACAACCCACTTGAGCAATCGCAGTTGCAGCGCGAGTTCTACAAGCGTTTGTCCCTCAGCGATATCACCCTGTCGGCGCGCGAGCAGGAGGTGTGCCTGGGCCTGTTGACCGGCGGCACCGTGCCGCAAATGGCGGAAAAACTCAGCGTGAAAAACAGCTCGATCGAAACCTACCTCAAGCGCGCTGCTGCCAAGTTGGGCGTGAGTGGCCGGCATGGTTTGGCCAAATGGATGGTTGGCGCCTGATGAATAAATGGATGCTCACCAGCGTAAGCATGGCCTGGATGCTCGGCGGCTGTTCGTTGATCCCCGAGTACCAACGGCCGGCGGCGCCGGTGCCTGTGCAGTACCCCCAAGGCGGGGTCTACAGCCTGGCGCAGGCCGGTGCCGTGGCGGTTACACCGGACTGGCAACAGCTGTTCCACGACACGGCCTTGCAACAGCTGATTGGCGCGGCACTGGTCAACAACCGCGACCTGCGTGTCGCGGCGCTGAATGTGCAGGCCTTCCAGGCGCAGTACCGGATCCAACGTGCAGACCTGTTTCCGGCCGTGTCGGCCAGCGGTGCCGGCAAACGCCAGAAGTTGCCGGGGGGCGTGACTGGCACGGGCAAGTCCGCGATCACTTCCAACTATTCCGCCACCCTGGGGCTCAGCGCGTATGAACTGGACCTGTTCGGCCGTGTGCGCAGCCTCAGCGAACAGGCGATGCTCACGTATTTTGGCACCGAAGAAGCACGGCGCAGCACGCAACTGAGCCTGGTGGCCAATGTGGCGAATGCCTACCTGACCTGGCGCGCCGACCAGGAACTGCTGGCCCTGGCCCAGCAGACGCTGGTAGCCAACGACCACAGCTGGCAACTCACCAGCCGCAGCAAAAACGCGGGCAAGGCTTCAGCGCTGGACGTGGTGCAAGCGCGCACGGCCGTGGAAAGCACCCGCGCCAGCGTGGCCCGATACGAACGCCAAGTCGCCCAAGACCTCAACAACCTCGCCCTGCTGGTGGGCGGCCCGGTGGATGAAAACCTGCCATCGCGGCCACTCGCCGCTGACTGGGTGGCGCGCGTGCCAGCCGGTTTGCCCTCAGACCTGCTGCAACGGCGCCCGGATATCCTCCAGGCCGAATATCAACTGCAGGCGGCCAACGCGAATATCGGTGCGGCCCGCGCGGCGTTCTTTCCTTCGGTCACCCTCACCGCCAATGCCGGCAGCGCGAGCAAGGAGCTGTCGGGGCTGTTCAAGGGTGGTTCGGGCACCTGGACCTTCCAGCCGCAGATCAACCTGCCGATCTTCAACGCCGGCAGCCTGCGCGCCAGCCTCGATTACGCGAAACTGCAAAAAGACATCAGCGTGGCGCAGTACGAAAAGTCGATCCAGACAGCGTTTCAGGAAGTCGCCGACGGCCTCGCTGCCCGCCAAACCTTCAACGACCAGTTGGAGGCGCAACGCGATTTCGTCGCCGCCAACCAGGCTTATTACGACCTGGCCCAACACCGCTACCGCAGCGGCGTGGACAGCAACCTGACGTTTCTCGATGCACAGCGTTCGTTGTTCAGTTCACAACAGGCGCTGATTGTGGACCGGCTGGCGCAGTTGGTGGCGGAGGTGAACCTGTATACGGCGTTGGGTGGCGCATGGGGGGATGCGTCGGTGCTGTCACGGCGCTGAGGTGATTAATGCGCAATCACCGCCTCCGCTTCAATCTCGATCAACCACTGCGGCAACGACAACCCGCTGACGATGATCCATACGCCCTGGATTACCTGGCCGGTTACACGGTGTGCAACGACTACGCGATCCGCGACTACCTGGAAAACTACTACCGCCCCAACCTGCGCGTTAAAAACCGCGACGCCACCACCCCGGTCGGCCCGTGGATCGTCGATGTGGCGGATGTGCCCAGCTTCATGACCCTGCAACCCGGCGACATGATCGCCACCGGCACGCCCGAAGGCCTGGCCGATGTGGTGCCGGGTGACGAAGTGGTGGTGGAAGTCGAAGGCGTGGGCCGCCTGGTCAACCGAATTGTCAGCGAGGCGGAATTCTTTTAGTTGGTGGCGGAGGTGAACCTGTATACGGCGTTGGGTGGCGCATGGGGGGATGCGTCGGTGCTGTCACGGCGCTGAGGTGATTAATGCGCAATCACCGCCTCCGCTTCAATCTCGATCAACCACTGCGGCAACGACAACCCGCTGACGATGATCCATGAAGACGGCGGCGGGTTATGCGGGAAACGCTGGCGAAGGGCTTGCGCGATCGGCTCCTGCTGATCACGCGCAGGCTCGGCGATGTACAGCCGCAGCATGATCACATGGGCCAGATCGCCGCCGACCTCGGCCAGCACCTTTTCGATATTGTCTAACGCGGTGGCGGTTTGCTCGGCGATACCAGGCCCGACGGTTCGCTCACCATGCCGAATTCAAAACGTTTGTCGGCCCACTGCTTGCCGAAGGCCAACAGGGCGTACTGGTCTTCGACTTTGCCGCTGACAAGCACTGATCGGCGCGCGCAGACAGGGGTGGATGAGACACTAGATCGAGCGTGTTCGCTGGCCTGGCATTAATTCCCCATCGCCAAGCTATGGGGCGAAAACCCTGCAAACTGCCACCTCAACGCCAATGCCGCCGTGCGGCGCACCATATGTTCAACGGTCACCGTCCACAACCGCTGCGCGCCCTCAAACGCCGCCACTTCGGGGCCGCTGAGGATCAGTGAGGTGCGCCCGGCAATCTGCAGCACGTCGCCCGACTCGAAATCGATAAACAACAACCCCGCCACCGGGTTCGCCGACAGGTTGCCCAAGGTATTGAAGAACAGGTTGCCGGCGAAGTCAGGGATGGTCAGCACGTTGCCGTCGACGCGCACAAAACCGGTATTGCCGCCGCGATGGGAGACGTCTACCGAACGTTGGCCTTGCACGTCAACGAAGCTTGCGACGAAGAAGGTGTCGGCGTTTCGGATCATGGCCTGTGCCGTATCATCCAGACTGTTGGAACGCTCGGCCAGGGTGCCGGGTTTACGCGCAATCGCATCGACCGGGCGCAGTTGGATGTACTTGGGGCAGTTGCCGAACGTGTGCACCACGTCGACCGAGAAACCCTCGTGATCGAGGCGGCCGATGCGGCCATTCATGCGGTTGCGGCGCCGGGTGTTGAGGTCGATGCCCAGCAGGCCCACAGACCCGCCACGGAGTATTGCAGGCAGCGCCGGGTCACCCTTGGACGGCATGCTGTCGACCTGTAACGTCTGCGGATCCGGTGAATGGGCAAACCCCGGCGCGCCTTCCAGCAGTGTCGCCCACGGGATGCCCTGTGCATCCACCGCACCGAGCACCAGATAAGGCAGCAACGGATAAAAATCCCGATGCTGTTCCGGCAAATGATCACGGATCACCTTGGGCCCAACCACTGCCATGCGCTCGGCAACGCCGGCACTTTCCTGCATCTGCCGTTCGCCGGCATGCCAGGGGGATTGTTCGATCAGGTTCATGGCGATCACCTCATAGTGGATGGGCCCAGGCTAAGCTCAGCCGCCCATCGAGAGAATACCCACGCCAGGCAATCCACTATTACGCCAACTGAAATGCCGGATGTTCACGCAGCGCCGCCACGCAGTGGTCGACAAAACTGCGCACGCGCATCGGCGCATTGCGGCCCTCGCGGTAGACCACGTGCACCGGCAACGGCGGCCCTTCAAAGGCTGGCAACACGCGGCGCAATTGGCCGCTCACCCGATGTTCGTGAACCGGGTAGCTCAGGCAGCGAATCAACCCTGCACCGTGCACGGCCGCATTGATCGTGCCTTGCACCGTGGCGCAACTCAGGCGCGCGCGGGTCTTGAGTGAATAACCTTGAAAGTCCCAGTGCACCCGATCGGCGTTGGCGATCAGGTGGTGACGCTTGAGGTCATCGGGGTGCATCGGCTCACCATGAGTGGCGAGGTAGCCGGGGCTGGCGCAAAGGATAGGCCGCACCTGCCCCACCGACCGGGCGATCAGCGACGAACTGGGCAGTTCGCCCACCAGTACCGCCACGTCCAGCCCCTCTTCGTGCAGGTTGGGGTAATAGTCGTGATAGCGGGCGACGAGACGCACGTCAGGGTAACGGTCCATGTAAGCCGCCAACACCGGCGCCATCACGTAGCGGCTGAACAGCACCGGCAAAAATACCTGCAGATTGCCCTGGGGCCGCACGTGCAAGCCCTTGGCCGAGGCCTCGGCGGCGTCCACGGCGGCCAGTAGGCGCACACAGTCGGTCATGTAGGCGTTGCCCGCCTCGGTCAGGCTCACACCCTGCGTCGTACGCAGCAGCAAAGGCACGTGCAGGCGTGCTTCCAGGCGGGCAATCGCGCGGGCCAAAGTCGGGCCAGAGACCTGCGCATAACGCGCCGCCGAAGCCAGGCTGGGTTGCCCGGCAAGCGCCGCAAACAGCTGCATGTGCGTCCATAGCGCGCTGCTTCATCGCCGGGTTCAGGGCCGCGTCCTGCCCGAGGCGATGGGTGAGGAAGTCGACAAAGGTGTGGACCTTGGCCGGTACGCGGCCGCTCTTGAGGAACACCACCTGGATCGGTAGCGGCGCCGGTTCAAAATCCTCCAGCACGATCTCCAGCTCCCCTGCCGCCACCGAAGCCGCGACCTGGTAGGACAGCACCCGCGTCACGCCCCAACCCAGCCGCGCCACGTTAATCGCGGCATTGTTCGCCGTGACTACCAAACGCGGTTCGATGGGCACCGTCAGCGGCTGGCCGCCGTCGACAAACCGCCATTCACTCACCAACTGGCTGGAGGACGGGGTGACGACCTTCGCTTCACGCAGCTGCTCAGGCCGCGACGGGCGCCCGTGCTGGTCGAGATAACCGGGCGCGGCGCACACCACTCGGCGCACTTCGCCGATCTTGATCGCCTGCTGCCCCGGTTCCTGCAAATGGCCGATACGCACGGCCACGTCGACGCCTTCATCGGTCATGTTGATCACGCGGTCGACCAGCAAGGCGTTGATATTCACCAGGGGAAAGCGGTCCAGGTAATCGCCCAGCACTGGCGCCACATACAGCTCGCCGAACAGCACCGGCGCGGTCACCGTCAAGTGCCCACAGGGGATGGAATAACTGCCTGCCGCGGCTTCTTCAGCTTCATCCAATTCGGCGAGGATACGCCGACAATCTTCCAGGTAACGCTGACCGGCCTCGGTCAAGTGCAAGCTGCGGGTGGTGCGTGCCAGCAGTTGAGTGCCGATGCGTTGTTCCATGGCGGCGATGGCCCGGGTCACGCTCGGCGGCGAAGTGTTCAGGCGGCGCGCAGCAGCGGCGAAGCCCTCCTCCTCGGCCACCGCGAGAAACACCTGCATTTCATGAAATCGGTCCATCGGCGTTCACTCTAATAGCTACAGGGTATTCACATTACTGTGCTTGCAGGCCAACGGCCGTGCGCGGCATGCCCACGAAGCCCGGCAATGCTTCAATGCTGGTAAGCCAGGCGCGCACTTGAGGGTAGTCGGCCAGTGACACATTGCCTTCCGGCGCGTGGGCCACGTAGGTGTAAAAGGCGATATCGGCAATGCTCGGGTGTTCGCTGGCCAGGAAGCGGCTTTGGCTCAGTTGCTGCTCCACCAACTTCAACAGGGCGTGAGAGTGGTTGATCGCGGTGACGGTATCAACATCGGCGCCAAACACCACGGCCAGTCGCGCCGCAGCCGGCCCAGCGTGAAGTTGCCCGGCAGCGGCCGACAGCCAGCGCTGCACGCATGCTTGGCCGACAGGATCGGTCGGCAGCCACTGGCCGTTGCCATAGGTGTTCGCCAGGTAGACTAGGATCGCATTGGAATCGGCCAATACGGTGCCGTTGTCGTCAATCACGGGCACCTGGCCAAAGCTGTTGAGGCTGGCGATAAAATCCTGGGATTTCTGGGCGCCTTGCTTGAGGTCCACCAAGATAAATTCCTTGGGCAAGCCCAACAACGACAGCATCAGCTCAACCCGATGAGAGTGGCCGGA contains the following coding sequences:
- a CDS encoding pyridoxamine 5'-phosphate oxidase family protein, whose translation is MNLIEQSPWHAGERQMQESAGVAERMAVVGPKVIRDHLPEQHRDFYPLLPYLVLGAVDAQGIPWATLLEGAPGFAHSPDPQTLQVDSMPSKGDPALPAILRGGSVGLLGIDLNTRRRNRMNGRIGRLDHEGFSVDVVHTFGNCPKYIQLRPVDAIARKPGTLAERSNSLDDTAQAMIRNADTFFVASFVDVQGQRSVDVSHRGGNTGFVRVDGNVLTIPDFAGNLFFNTLGNLSANPVAGLLFIDFESGDVLQIAGRTSLILSGPEVAAFEGAQRLWTVTVEHMVRRTAALALRWQFAGFSPHSLAMGN
- a CDS encoding LysR family transcriptional regulator — protein: MQLFAALAGQPSLASAARYAQVSGPTLARAIARLEARLHVPLLLRTTQGVSLTEAGNAYMTDCVRLLAAVDAAEASAKGLHVRPQGNLQVFLPVLFSRYVMAPVLAAYMDRYPDVRLVARYHDYYPNLHEEGLDVAVLVGELPSSSLIARSVGQVRPILCASPGYLATHGEPMHPDDLKRHHLIANADRVHWDFQGYSLKTRARLSCATVQGTINAAVHGAGLIRCLSYPVHEHRVSGQLRRVLPAFEGPPLPVHVVYREGRNAPMRVRSFVDHCVAALREHPAFQLA
- a CDS encoding efflux transporter outer membrane subunit, with product MNKWMLTSVSMAWMLGGCSLIPEYQRPAAPVPVQYPQGGVYSLAQAGAVAVTPDWQQLFHDTALQQLIGAALVNNRDLRVAALNVQAFQAQYRIQRADLFPAVSASGAGKRQKLPGGVTGTGKSAITSNYSATLGLSAYELDLFGRVRSLSEQAMLTYFGTEEARRSTQLSLVANVANAYLTWRADQELLALAQQTLVANDHSWQLTSRSKNAGKASALDVVQARTAVESTRASVARYERQVAQDLNNLALLVGGPVDENLPSRPLAADWVARVPAGLPSDLLQRRPDILQAEYQLQAANANIGAARAAFFPSVTLTANAGSASKELSGLFKGGSGTWTFQPQINLPIFNAGSLRASLDYAKLQKDISVAQYEKSIQTAFQEVADGLAARQTFNDQLEAQRDFVAANQAYYDLAQHRYRSGVDSNLTFLDAQRSLFSSQQALIVDRLAQLVAEVNLYTALGGAWGDASVLSRR
- a CDS encoding helix-turn-helix transcriptional regulator; amino-acid sequence: MSLTRSIGDTHSPHFYAEMGELISNSGHEDFAANMLHLVDKWVPIHLVDLSEWTLDELRDSVREIKLLGSAGLKKDVSAPQAVHPLRDHPLLRQMLRMQDPLLIQLKAKTNSEHPRGSSHQCNLVSRQGNRRCVISFYRLPTQQGFSLAELSFLKCLSDTLLPLMERHAQILRQASHNEIEPAHNPLEQSQLQREFYKRLSLSDITLSAREQEVCLGLLTGGTVPQMAEKLSVKNSSIETYLKRAAAKLGVSGRHGLAKWMVGA
- a CDS encoding glutathione S-transferase family protein; this encodes MSQPAIKLYGFPLSGHSHRVELMLSLLGLPKEFILVDLKQGAQKSQDFIASLNSFGQVPVIDDNGTVLADSNAILVYLANTYGNGQWLPTDPVGQACVQRWLSAAAGQLHAGPAAARLAVVFGADVDTVTAINHSHALLKLVEQQLSQSRFLASEHPSIADIAFYTYVAHAPEGNVSLADYPQVRAWLTSIEALPGFVGMPRTAVGLQAQ